A region of the Kribbella sp. NBC_01245 genome:
CACAATCTCCCTCGCGCCCGACGGGATCGGCGGGCGACAGTAGGGGCCTATGAACCTCACAGCGCTGTCGCTCGTACTGGTCGCCGACGGTCGCCCTGGTGCCGGCCGTGGTCATCGCCCTGCTCACCGAGACGTCGCGCCCTCGATGGACCTGGCTGCTCGCGTCCTTGGTCACCGGCGTACTGCACATCGCTTACGGCATGGTGCTGCAACGGGGGTACGACGTCGGAGAGCTGTCCGTGGTCTACCCGGTGGCCCGCGGCGTCGGACCACTGTTGTCGATCATGCTGGCCGTCGTCCTCTTGGGCGAACGTCCCGGCCCGATCGGGCTGCTGGGGGCGGCGCTGATCATCGCCGGCGTTCTG
Encoded here:
- a CDS encoding EamA family transporter, whose amino-acid sequence is MPAVVIALLTETSRPRWTWLLASLVTGVLHIAYGMVLQRGYDVGELSVVYPVARGVGPLLSIMLAVVLLGERPGPIGLLGAALIIAGVLIIGTGRVAATRGAVKAGIVYGVATGAVIAAYTLWDAYSVTTLDVPPVIYFGTAAVMQSVISHLRLLGTAASSSSSGGKIAARC